Within Prochlorococcus marinus XMU1411, the genomic segment AATACCCGTATTGGGGCTGGTTCGGTGGTAGTTCGTAATGTAGAGGGGAATAGTACTGTGGTTGGAGTTCCTGGCAGAGTAGTACATCAAAGTGGTGTCAAAATAAATCCATTAGCTCACTCTGCCCTACCGGATGCAGAAGCTAATGTAATAAAAAATTTAATGGATAGAATAGATCTGCTTGAAAATGAAATTCTCAAATTACAAAAAACTATACAATGCCTAGCTAACTCAGAATTAATTGATACTTCTAAACTTGGTAACGCACAAAATCTTAAAGACAAAGAAATTATAGAATTTCTTGGAGACGATTAAATCTTGATTTACTTTTTGTCACCCGTTTCAGTTTTAGGTTGAAACATAAACATTGAATAAATTACATTTCGTCTCATATTAGTCATCATTTCAAGAAACATATCATATCCTTCATTTTTATATTCAATTAAAGGATCTTTTTGTCCATAACCTCTCAAGCCAACTGATTCTCTTAAAGAATCCATAGATTGAAGATGTTCTCGCCATAAATTATCAATTTGCTGTAATATAAAAAATCTTTCAGCTTCTCTCATCAAACCAGGACGTATCTTGTCTATTTGTGATTCCTTTAAATCATAGGCTATTCGCATTTGCTCTTGAAGATAGTTTTTTAATTCTTCTATTGACAACAAGCTAACATGATCAGCTTTAAGATCATCTAATAAATAGATAAATTCTTTGACTTTAGAAATTAATTGTTCAATATTCCATTCTTCTGGAGGAAGATCAGGATTAATATAAGCCTCTACAATTTCACTCATTGTTCTCTCTCCATATCCTATTACCTGCTTCTTTAAATCAATTCCTCGCAAGACTCTTATCCTTTCACTATAAACTGCTTTTCTTTGATTATTCATTACCTCATCATATTCAAAAACTTGTTTTCTAATATCGTAATAATAAGTCTCAACTTTCTTTTGAGCACTTTCAAGAGACCTAGTAAGCATTCCTGACTCAATAGGCATATCTTCATCAACCCTAAATGCATTCATTAAATTTGCAACCCTATCGCCTCCAAAAATCCTTAATAGATTATCTTCTAAAGATAAAAAGAATCTGGTACTTCCAAGATCACCTTGTCTTCCTGCTCTACCTCTAAGTTGATTATCCACTCTTCTTGATTCATGTCTTTCAGTACCTATTACATGTAAACCACCAGCTTCTCTTACTTTTTCCTCTTCATTAATCAAAACTTTTTCATATTCTTTTTTAACATCTGATAAAGATTCTCTCAACAGCTTTATCAAATTGTCCTCTGTTGGAGCCTTTTCTGCAGCTGTAGCTATCTTGTCATCTAGTTCCAAGATAGAAAGTTGTCTATCTCCCCAATTTTCAACAAGTTTTTTAGATAAAAAAGACAGTTTCTTTTCAATTTCTTCATCTAGTTTGCAAGGAAAAAGACTTTTTGAAATGTCTGGAATATTTTTTTTCAAATTTGAAACCTTCTTTGAAGAAAAGCCACTCTTAGCTTTTGAACTTCTTTGCTTAGGGATCGGTGGCTTATGCTCATTATCTGGCTTAACTAATAAAGGTACTAAGATCTCTTTTAGTTTCAGTCTTGCCATATAGTCACTATTACCACCGAGAATTATATCTGTTCCTCTCCCAGCCATATTAGTAGCAATAGTAACAGCTCCTGCTCTACCAGCCTGAGCAATAATTTCCGCCTCACGTTCTACATTTTCAGGCTTGGCATTTAACAAATTATGTGGAATATTTTCTTCGGATAAAAGGGAGCTCAATAACTCACTCTTTTCCACACTTGTTGTACCAACTAAAACAGGTCTGCTCTCTCTGTGAATTTTTGCGGTTTCTTTCGCAACAGCTTTCCATTTTCCTATCTCTGTTTTAAATACTTGATCTGACCAGTCTTGTCTTTTCCTTGTTTGATTTGTCGGTATAACTGTTGATTCCAATTTATAAGTTTTTTCAAATTCAACCTCTTCAGTTTTTGCAGTTCCTGTCATACCAGCTAAACCAGGATATAAGAGGAAAAAATTCTGATAAGTAATTGATGCTAATGTTTGAGTTTCAGGCTGAATTTTAAGATTCTCTTTTGCTTCTATTGCCTGATGTTGTCCGTCGCTCCAGCGCCTTCCTGGCATCACCCTACCTGTAAATTCATCTACTATTACAGCTTCATCATTTTTAATAATGTAATTAACATCTCTAGTAAATAATTCTTTAGCTTTTAAAGCATTAGTTATATAGTGCGCCCAAGGATCTTGAGGATTATATAAATCACTCACTTCTAAATAATCTTCACATTTCGCGAAACCCTGATCTGTTAATATGCAACTTCTCTGCTTTTCATCAACTTCATAATCCCCTTCTGGATCTATCCCATCTTTACTTAATTCTTTTGCTTTGACTAATGCCAAAGCTAATTCCGAAGCTTTTTGATATTTTTCTTGTGGCCTTTCAACTTGTCCAGAAATGATAAGAGGTGTTCTAGCTTCATCAATTAATATTGAATCAACCTCGTCAATCACACAGTAATTGAATTTTCTTTGCACTACCTCATTAAAATCTGTAGACATATTATCTCTTAGATAATCAAATCCTAATTCGGAATTAGTGGCATATGTTATGTCGCAGTCGTAATTTTTCTTTCTCTCAACTGGGCTCATATCTTGCTGAATCAAACCAACGGATAAACCTAAAAAACGATGAACTTGTCCCATCCACTCAGCATCTCTTCTAGCTAAATAATCATTTACGGTAACAACATGAACTCCTTTCCCAGTTAAAGCATTTAAGTAACAAGGTAATGTTGCAACAAGAGTTTTTCCTTCTCCAGTCTTCATTTCAGCAATTTGACATTCATGTAAAACCATCCCACCTATTAACTGAACATCAAAATGTCTCATATCAAGAACACGTTTACTTGCTTCTCTGACAATTGCAAAAGCTTTAGGCAGATATTCTTCTAAGAGTTGCTTTTGTTTTTTGTAATTCAGTTCAGAGGAAATCTTTGATTTTAAATTATGAGTTTCTTCCCTTAGTTCATTATCAGTTAATTTTGAAATTTCATCCTCTAGAAAGTTTATTTCTTCAACTATTGGTTGATAGCGCTTTAACTTTCGTGTATTCGGATCTCCCAACAAAAGTTTTAGCATAAGTAAAAGTCCTTAAAAATTTCATCCTATTACAAACATTATAAATTAGTGCGTTACAACTGAATGAAGAATAATTATATCTCTTTAATTTAAAGAAATGATCGACTAAGGTGTTTAGATTGCAATTTAAAAAAATAATCTAATCATCATCAATCTTCTAAACCTTTTTTTAACAAATGAATGAAATATCTATAATAAAACATTCCAAAGGAGCTATTGGATTAAGGTTTTTTGGTTTAGGCCCCAAACTAAAGCCAAGCAATGGGCTCAATAAGCTACAAAAACTCTTAGATAGAAATACTTTTTGGGCAAAAAGTAGAACAATTAATGATCTGAAAAAATGTCTTTCCAATAGTGACGTTGTAATAAGTCTTTGGATTGGAGAAGAAATAGTAGGTTTTGGTAGAGCTTTAACAGATGGAGTTTACAGAGGTGTTCTTTGGGATGTAGTTATAGATCAAAATTATCAAGGCAAAGGTTTAGGAACAATTATTATAAAAAATCTATTATCTTCAAAAGAAATTAAAAATACAAAAAAATTATATTTAATGACAACTAATAAAAAATTATTTTACTCTCAATTTTCTTTCAAAGAAGTTACTTCTCAAAACTTGTTAATTCGAGAAATATAGACCACTGCTTTTTCAAAGAGATTACAATCTAGCAAAATTAATTTGTCAAAAATCAACTAACAAACCTACCATAAAGCCATCTTATAAAGGAACCTAAAATTGGAACTGGTCCAAAAGTTGGTCCACAAAAATCAAAATAATCTCTATGCTCTTTAATTAATCCATTGTCAGAAAATATTAAACGTGTAGTACCTGGATAAATAAATTCTTTACCCATTATTTTTAAACCCATTGTCCATTCGATGAATCCATAATTATTATTAATTGAAATCGCATGTGTCTCTAGACAAACATCATCACATCTTTTGACTAACTTTTCTTGTGCTGCAATGTAGCAATCTAATCCTTGTGTTTCTTGTGTAGGATCAATGAAAATAACGTTATCGTTATAAAATTCTGCCCATTTTTTTCTAGTGGGAGGGTTAATGCCATAAGGTTTAGTAAATAATTTTTTTAAATCTTCAGTAGAAATGATTTTAGACACTTTTAAATTTTTTTTGTATTTTAAAGTAAAAAGAAAAAAAATGGATATAGAGACTTATAAGCCTAACTATTAAACAGCAAAAAGGCTAAAGATATTAAATACATATATTTAAAAAAAATGGTATTGCTATGTCCAATTTATAGTTTTCAAAGTTATAAATTTCTTATTCTGCTCTTAGTAAGATAATAATTTTTGTTATCTTTGGTTTTTATGGATTAGACCCTCTTAAAATTCATAAAATTTAAATTAAAAGTAATCTTTCAATGCTAATTAGGAAATAATGAAAATTATTTGGGTAAATCACGCCTCTTTTATATTCGAACACTCTAATATTAGACTAATTTGCGATCCATGGTTAAGTGGAACAGCTTTTAATGAAGGTTGGCATTTATTAGCAGAAACGAAATTTAAATTTAAAGATTTTTCTCAAATTACTCATATATGGATTTCACATGAACATCCCGATCATTTTTCTCCAGCAACATTTAAAAAAATACCCAAAAATTTGATAGAAAACATAACAGTTTTATATCAATATACTGAAGATAAAAAAGTTTTAAACTTTATCAAAAAATTAGGATTTAAAACTATTGAAATAATCCCAAAGATACCTCTAAAAATTGCTAATGATTTTTATTTAATTAGTGATAAATTTGGAGCAGAAGATTCATGGTTAAAAATAGTAACCAAGGATTATAGTTTATTGAATATGAACGATTGTCCTATAAGAAAAAAAGATGATCTTAATAATTTAAAGCGCAATATTGGTAACGTAGATCTTCTCCTAACTCAATTTAGCTATGCAAATTGGTGTGGTAATAAATCCCAAAAAACTTTAAGGAAAAAAGAAGCTTCAGTTTATTTAAATCAAATGCTCAATCAAATTGAATTTCTTAAGCCGAGTACAGTTATTCCATTTGCTAGTTATATATATTTTTGCCACGAAGAGAATTTTTATCATAATGACTGCATAAATAAAATATCACTCGTTTACAAAACAATTAAAAACAAAACTAATGCAGATTGCAATGTTCTATATCCAGGAGATACTTGGGAAATTGGAGAATTATATAATTCCGCAAAATCTATTAAAAATTATGATAAAGACTATGATTCTCTGACAAAAAGAATACTCAAAAAATCAAAAAAAATTCCTATTAATGTTTTAATAAATTCAGCTAATAAATACAAAAATGATTTAAAAAAAAGAAATTGGATTTTCCCTTTAAAAATATTAAAGCTTTTTGGTTACTTGAGAGCAACAAAGATTTATTTAACTGATCATAAGCAAACACTATTATTTTCTTTTTCTTCAGGTATATCGTTCGATAATTTTCCGATTAGCGATTCAGATATACAATTAAGTTCTGAAAGCCTTTTATATTGTTTAAATTATCTTTGGGGAGTAGGGACACTAGCAATAAATGCTAGATTTGTGACTTCAAATAATGGATCTTTACGTTATTTTTATAGAAATTTTGCCTTAAGTGCAGAAAACAACGCAGGTAGGTATTTCCCAAAAGGCTATATCGCCAAATTAATTAACAAAATACTAAATAAGTTAAAATATTAATGTCAGTTTTAAAAAGCGGATGAAGAGATTCGAACTCTCGACATTCTCCTTGGCAAGGAGATGCTCTACCACTGAGCTACATCCGCAAACTCTTTTATCTTATCCTAAATAAGGAATCATTGATATAAATAATTAATTTTTTTTCAACTAATTTAAATTTTTCATTAAAGATCCCATCTCAATTGCTTGTAAAGCATAATTCCAACCAAGATTATTCTTAATCCCTGCTCTCTCTAAAGCCTGCTGCATAGTATCAGTAGTTAAAACTCCGAAAATAATTGGAATATCATTCTCATATGAAACTTGTGAAATGCCTTTACTTGCTTCAGATATAACTACATCATAGTGGGAAGTTTCACCACGGATCACAGCCCCAAGGGCAATTACAACGTCATAACTCTTTTTTTTCATTAGAGTTTTAGCTGCAATTGGCAATTCATATGAACCAGGAACCCATACTATATCAACTTGTTTGCTTAATTCAGAAGTATCTAAACCGTGTCTTTTTAAACAATCCAGGCAAGCGGATAAAATTTTATTTGTAATTAAATCATTAAATCTTGCTATTACAATCCCTACATTTAAAGTAGATGCATTAGTAAAAGACCCTTCAAAAATAGCCATTCAATTTTGCTTTAATACATTAATAGCCTCTCACGAAAAGGTATTAAGTTCAAACTAATGAAGAAACAATTCCTGTAATAAAAACCAAAACAACCCAAACAGCTGCAATGGAATAAATTTTCCTCCTGCTTTCTCGCTGTCCCTCCTCGGTAGAAGGTTGAGTTACATATAAAACTGGTACTCCTACCACCGCAATTAAAGAAGCGAACAATAGAGCATTAACAAAGAAAAAGTTAACAGCCTGCATAATTTAGTCTTAAGTTTCAAATTATTATAAATACTATAATCTCATGAAAATGATAATTTTTAGAGAAAATTTACATACTTTTAGCTACTTTAGATGCAAAAAAAATTTTTCTACCTAATATCTATTTAGGAAATAAAAACTATGCCAGAAGATTCGATAATACAAAAGAATTTATTTGCGATTGATAATGAAAATAATGAGCAAGAAGAAATAACAAAAATTCCAGAAGATTTATCTTGGGAAGATTTAAAAAAAGAATCTAAAAAAAGACCTAGACAAAGAAAAAATTCAACTAATTTAATAAATAAATTCAAGACTGATTTAATTTCAAATAACAAAAATGTTTGCATCAATGAAGAATCTTATAGTTATAAAACAGTTTCAAAACTGAAATTAACTCCTGTAATGAAGCATTATGTAACTCTAAAAGAGGAAAATAAAGATAGGTTATTACTTTATAGATTAGGAGATTTTTTTGAATGTTTTTTTGAGGATGCTGTATTAATATCTAACCTTTTAGAAATAACACTTACAAGTAAAGATGCTGGCAAAGAGATTGGAAAAATCCCTATGGCAGGGGTTCCCTATCATGCAATGGAGAGATACTGTGCTGATTTAATTAAAAAAAATTATTCTGTGGTTATATGCGACCAATTAGAAAAAAGTTCTGGCAATTATGGGACTCCAATTAAAAGAGGCATAACAAGAATAATTACTCCTGGAACTGTAATTGAAGAAGGGATGTTGATAGCAAAGAAAAATAATTGGATTACTGCTATCTACTTATCAGAAGAAAACTCAGACGAATCTTATGAATGGGGAATATCAAAGGCTGATGTAAGCACAGGAGAATTAATAACTTTAGAAGGACAATCTCTGTCAAAACTATTTGATGAAATTATTAAATTAGATTCTTCAGAAATCATTGTAGGAAGTAATGAAGTAAGAAATTTATTAATTAAGGGAAATAGTCAAATAACATATACTATTTCTCAAGAGACTAATTTTGGCATTAATGAAGCAAATTATCTAATAAAAAAATATTTCCAAATTGCAAACCTAGAAGGAATAGGACTTAAAAATTTTAACAATGCAACTAGATCTCTTGGAGGTTTATTAAAGTATTTAGAAAAAATTAATCCTTCAAATTTAGATAAAGATTCTTCTGTAAAAATCTCATTAGACTTTCCACAAATTCAATTTGGTCACAACAAATTAATTATTGATTATCAAACTCAAAAAAACTTAGAAATCAAAAATACACAACGAGAAAACAATTATGTAGGTTCGCTACTATGGAGCATTGATAGAACTTATACTTGCATGGGTTCAAGGTGTTTAAGAAGGTGGATAGATTCACCACTATTAAACGTTAATGAAATTTATAAAAGACAAAATATAATTAAAAACTTTATTGAATCTAGACAAGTACGTATAGATACCCAAAATTTACTTAGAGCAATGGGGGATTTAGAAAGACTTGCAGGAAGAGCTTGTGCAGGACATGCAAGTCCTAGAGACTTAATTGCAATAGCGGAAGGTTTAAAAAAATTACCTAGACTTAAATCTATAATTGAATTATTTAAATATGATCTCCCAGATTGGACTGATCAATTAAAAAATATTGATGCAGGACTTTTAGAATTAGCTGACACTGTAAGTTTTAAACTAATAGAAAATCCTCCTCTCAATATAAGTGAAGGAGGCATGATCCACGATGGTGTTGACAACATATTAGATGGTTTACGTAATTTAATGGATGATTACTCTAAGTGGCTAAATAAAGAGGAATTAAAAGAAAGAAAAATTAGCAAAATTTCAAACCTAAAAATTCAATTTCACAAAAATTTTGGTTACTACATATCTATAAATAAATCAAAAGTTAATTTAGCTCCACAACATTGGATCAAAAGGCAAACACTTACTAATGAAGAAAGGTATATCACTTCAGAAATTAAAAATAAAGAAAATAAGATTTTCCAAATAAAAAGTAGAGCTTCATCAAGAGAATATGAAATTTTCTGCGAATTAAGAAATATAGTTGCTGAAAAAACAAAACAAATAAGATCAATTGCAAAATCTATAGCATCTCTTGATGCATTGCTTGGTTTATCAATTACTTCAGTAGAAAATAATTTTATAAAACCTTCATTAATACCAATAAATGATG encodes:
- the secA gene encoding preprotein translocase subunit SecA — encoded protein: MLKLLLGDPNTRKLKRYQPIVEEINFLEDEISKLTDNELREETHNLKSKISSELNYKKQKQLLEEYLPKAFAIVREASKRVLDMRHFDVQLIGGMVLHECQIAEMKTGEGKTLVATLPCYLNALTGKGVHVVTVNDYLARRDAEWMGQVHRFLGLSVGLIQQDMSPVERKKNYDCDITYATNSELGFDYLRDNMSTDFNEVVQRKFNYCVIDEVDSILIDEARTPLIISGQVERPQEKYQKASELALALVKAKELSKDGIDPEGDYEVDEKQRSCILTDQGFAKCEDYLEVSDLYNPQDPWAHYITNALKAKELFTRDVNYIIKNDEAVIVDEFTGRVMPGRRWSDGQHQAIEAKENLKIQPETQTLASITYQNFFLLYPGLAGMTGTAKTEEVEFEKTYKLESTVIPTNQTRKRQDWSDQVFKTEIGKWKAVAKETAKIHRESRPVLVGTTSVEKSELLSSLLSEENIPHNLLNAKPENVEREAEIIAQAGRAGAVTIATNMAGRGTDIILGGNSDYMARLKLKEILVPLLVKPDNEHKPPIPKQRSSKAKSGFSSKKVSNLKKNIPDISKSLFPCKLDEEIEKKLSFLSKKLVENWGDRQLSILELDDKIATAAEKAPTEDNLIKLLRESLSDVKKEYEKVLINEEEKVREAGGLHVIGTERHESRRVDNQLRGRAGRQGDLGSTRFFLSLEDNLLRIFGGDRVANLMNAFRVDEDMPIESGMLTRSLESAQKKVETYYYDIRKQVFEYDEVMNNQRKAVYSERIRVLRGIDLKKQVIGYGERTMSEIVEAYINPDLPPEEWNIEQLISKVKEFIYLLDDLKADHVSLLSIEELKNYLQEQMRIAYDLKESQIDKIRPGLMREAERFFILQQIDNLWREHLQSMDSLRESVGLRGYGQKDPLIEYKNEGYDMFLEMMTNMRRNVIYSMFMFQPKTETGDKK
- a CDS encoding GNAT family N-acetyltransferase — protein: MNEISIIKHSKGAIGLRFFGLGPKLKPSNGLNKLQKLLDRNTFWAKSRTINDLKKCLSNSDVVISLWIGEEIVGFGRALTDGVYRGVLWDVVIDQNYQGKGLGTIIIKNLLSSKEIKNTKKLYLMTTNKKLFYSQFSFKEVTSQNLLIREI
- the mutS gene encoding DNA mismatch repair protein MutS, which gives rise to MPEDSIIQKNLFAIDNENNEQEEITKIPEDLSWEDLKKESKKRPRQRKNSTNLINKFKTDLISNNKNVCINEESYSYKTVSKLKLTPVMKHYVTLKEENKDRLLLYRLGDFFECFFEDAVLISNLLEITLTSKDAGKEIGKIPMAGVPYHAMERYCADLIKKNYSVVICDQLEKSSGNYGTPIKRGITRIITPGTVIEEGMLIAKKNNWITAIYLSEENSDESYEWGISKADVSTGELITLEGQSLSKLFDEIIKLDSSEIIVGSNEVRNLLIKGNSQITYTISQETNFGINEANYLIKKYFQIANLEGIGLKNFNNATRSLGGLLKYLEKINPSNLDKDSSVKISLDFPQIQFGHNKLIIDYQTQKNLEIKNTQRENNYVGSLLWSIDRTYTCMGSRCLRRWIDSPLLNVNEIYKRQNIIKNFIESRQVRIDTQNLLRAMGDLERLAGRACAGHASPRDLIAIAEGLKKLPRLKSIIELFKYDLPDWTDQLKNIDAGLLELADTVSFKLIENPPLNISEGGMIHDGVDNILDGLRNLMDDYSKWLNKEELKERKISKISNLKIQFHKNFGYYISINKSKVNLAPQHWIKRQTLTNEERYITSEIKNKENKIFQIKSRASSREYEIFCELRNIVAEKTKQIRSIAKSIASLDALLGLSITSVENNFIKPSLIPINDAMTKNSTKIIAGRNPIVEQLLNDKKFIANDISFDDNQKLIILTGPNASGKSCFIRQLGLIQILAQIGSFVPANNAEIKIADRIFTRIGAVDDQSSGQSTFMVEMSETASILNQATSSSLVLLDEIGRGTSTFDGLSIAWSVSEYLAKKIQCNTIFATHYHELNYLKNSNKNIQNFQVLVEQNNDQLIFSHRIVKGGSNKSYGIEAAKLAGVPKEVIEKAKSVLNSLEENNKLNYDIQ
- a CDS encoding nuclear transport factor 2 family protein translates to MSKIISTEDLKKLFTKPYGINPPTRKKWAEFYNDNVIFIDPTQETQGLDCYIAAQEKLVKRCDDVCLETHAISINNNYGFIEWTMGLKIMGKEFIYPGTTRLIFSDNGLIKEHRDYFDFCGPTFGPVPILGSFIRWLYGRFVS
- the ribH gene encoding 6,7-dimethyl-8-ribityllumazine synthase, which produces MAIFEGSFTNASTLNVGIVIARFNDLITNKILSACLDCLKRHGLDTSELSKQVDIVWVPGSYELPIAAKTLMKKKSYDVVIALGAVIRGETSHYDVVISEASKGISQVSYENDIPIIFGVLTTDTMQQALERAGIKNNLGWNYALQAIEMGSLMKNLN
- the psbZ gene encoding photosystem II reaction center protein PsbZ, producing MQAVNFFFVNALLFASLIAVVGVPVLYVTQPSTEEGQRESRRKIYSIAAVWVVLVFITGIVSSLV
- a CDS encoding MBL fold metallo-hydrolase, with the protein product MKIIWVNHASFIFEHSNIRLICDPWLSGTAFNEGWHLLAETKFKFKDFSQITHIWISHEHPDHFSPATFKKIPKNLIENITVLYQYTEDKKVLNFIKKLGFKTIEIIPKIPLKIANDFYLISDKFGAEDSWLKIVTKDYSLLNMNDCPIRKKDDLNNLKRNIGNVDLLLTQFSYANWCGNKSQKTLRKKEASVYLNQMLNQIEFLKPSTVIPFASYIYFCHEENFYHNDCINKISLVYKTIKNKTNADCNVLYPGDTWEIGELYNSAKSIKNYDKDYDSLTKRILKKSKKIPINVLINSANKYKNDLKKRNWIFPLKILKLFGYLRATKIYLTDHKQTLLFSFSSGISFDNFPISDSDIQLSSESLLYCLNYLWGVGTLAINARFVTSNNGSLRYFYRNFALSAENNAGRYFPKGYIAKLINKILNKLKY